From Suricata suricatta isolate VVHF042 chromosome 1, meerkat_22Aug2017_6uvM2_HiC, whole genome shotgun sequence, a single genomic window includes:
- the LOC115286646 gene encoding ubiquitin-conjugating enzyme E2 N-like → MLPRRIIKETQRLLTEPVPGIKAEPDESKARYFHVVIAGPQDSPFEGGTFKLELFLPEEYPMAASKVCFMTKIYHPNVDKLGRICLDILKDKWSPALQIHTVLLSIQALLSTPNPDDPLANYLAEQWKTNEAQAIETARAWTRLYAMNNI, encoded by the coding sequence ATGCTGCCCCGCAGGATTATCAAGGAAACCCAGCGTTTGCTGACGGAACCAGTTCCTGGCATTAAAGCAGAACCAGATGAGAGCAAAGCTCGTTATTTTCATGTGGTCATTGCTGGCCCCCAGGATTCCCCCTTTGAGGGAGGGACTTTTAAACTTGAACTATTCCTTCCAGAAGAATACCCGATGGCAGCCTCTAAAGTATGTTTCATGACCAAAATTTATCATCCTAACGTAGACAAGTTGGGAAGAATATGtttagatattttgaaagataagTGGTCCCCAGCACTGCAGATCCACACAGTTCTGCTATCGATCCAGGCCTTGTTAAGCACTCCCAATCCGGATGACCCATTAGCAAACTATCTAGCAGAGCAATGGAAGACCAATGAAGCCCAAGCCATAGAAACAGCTAGAGCATGGACTAGGCTATATGccatgaataatatttaa